GGCTGATCCGTTCTCTGGCACCGATCCGGAAATGGTAGTCACATTTGGGACAGACGTTCAGGTTCCGCTCAATTTCCCTGGCGTAAATAATTTCCTGACAGTTTTTACATTTGGTCCAGACCCCTTCGGGAACATGGACATTCTTTTTTTCAACCGATGTGGTTACAGCATTTTTTTTACGAAACCAGACCATGGAGCATCCTTTTTGTTTCACCTGATTCTGTCTCAGGTGAGCAGCGTCGCCGGGTCACCGACCGATTCGAGTCAGGCGGTCCTGTTCACCAGCCCCTGTTTTAAATTTGAAGTAAATTCCGCAACACGTGGTAACAGTTCCGTACTCTGGGCATAGGTCTCTATAATTCTAACCAGTGCGCTGCCAACCACAACACCATCGGCAAATTCGCCGACGCTGGCAGCATCTTCCGCCGTGGTGATACCGAAACCGACCCCCACCGGCACTGCGGTCATGGTTTTGAGTTCTTCGACGGCAGCGCGGATATCGGCTGGCGAAATTTTCTGCGCGCCGGTTACGCCGGTCATGGAAACATAATAAATATACCCCTGTGCGGCAGCAGCCAGTTGCCGCATCCGCTCCCGCGGAGTGGTCGGTGCCAGCAGGGTGATCAGAGCCAACCCGGCGGCTTGCACCGCGGCACTGATTTCGCCCACTTCTTCCGGCGGCAGATCGACCAGTAGCAGAGCATCGACTCCGGCACGGGCGGCGTCCTGCGCAAAGCGCTCGGCACCATAACGAAAAACGGGATTGTAATAGCCCATCAGCACCAGCGGAATCGAGGTTTCGCGGCGCACCGCGGCGACCAGTTCGAGGATTTTCACCAGGGTCGTACCACCCGCCAGCGCGCGTTCGGAAGCCGCCTGAATGGTGGGGCCATCAGCCATGGGGTCGGAAAACGGGACGCCAAGTTCAATCAGGTCCGCGCCCGCATCAGCCAGCACCTTGATCAGTTCAGCGGTGGTTGGCAGGTCCGGATCCCCGGCGGTAATGAAGGGAATCAGGGCCTTATCCCCGCGCTCCTGCAATTTTTTGAAAACATCATCTATTCGTGACATGAATTTGTCTTTAAATCCCATACGGGTCGTTAGCAAGCCGTTGAAAACTCCATTCCGGGATTTTCTCAACAACCGATCAGACGGAACAGGCCAAAAAGAGCCAGCTTAACGATTCCACAGGCTCTTTTCAATCCTTTTCTAACTCTCCTTTTTTTCGGAGTCTCCGGACGCGCCGCCGCCGGCCTGCCCGGCTCCACCGCCGGATTTTCCTTTTTTGGAGCGCCGCCGCGGCCGCCGCTTGCGAGGCGTTGCTTTTTTCTCGCCGGCACTCGGTAAGGGTTTCTTACGCCGGGGTGCGGCGCGTTTGAAATCAAAACAGAAGTCCTCATCCAGCGGCATGGTACTGGGAATCCTGAAGCCGAGATAGTCCTCGATTTCCTCGATGACGTAGACGGTCTCTTCATCGGCAAAGCTGATCGCCCTCCCGCTGGCTCCGGCCCTGGCGGTCCGGCCGATACGGTGGACGTAGTCTTCGCGGTCCTGCGGCAGATCATAGTTGATGACATGGGTGACGTTGTCGACATGAATCCCGCGGGAAGCAACATCCGTCGCCACCAGATGAGTCAGGCTGCCGAGCTTGAACTGATCCAGAATCCGCATGCGCTTTTTCTGGGGGATGTCTCCCGAAAGGACTGCACTGGCAATATCATTGGCCTGCAACAGGGCATTCAGCCGTTCCGCCTCGACCTTGGTATTGACAAACAGCATCACCCGTTCGACATCCGGATCCTGTTTCAGCAAACCGAGCAGCAGGGCAAATTTTTCATGGCGGCCGACGTGATAGAGGATTTGATCGATATTGTCTGCAGCGACCTGCTTGGGAGCGATTTCGACTCGTTCCGCCAGGTCCATGAATTCGTAGGCCAATTCCATGACCTGGGTGGAGAGGGTGGCGGAAAACAGCATGGTCTGCCGACTTTCAAAGGGGGGCAGTTTCCGCAACAGGTACCGCAGGTCCTTGATAAATCCCATATCGAACATCCGGTCGGCCTCGTCAATGACCAGGGCCTCGACCTGTTTCAGGGAGAACACGTGCTGCTTGTAATAGTCGATCAGGCGACCCGGGGTGGCAACGATGATATCGACCCCGTCGCGGAGCGCCTGACGCTGTTTTTCGTAATCGACGCCGCCGAAAATCGGCTGCACCTTGAGGCCGGTAAACTGTCCCAGGATCTCCGCATCGGCGCAGATCTGCACCACCAGCTCCCGGGTCGGAGCCATGACCAGCGCCCGCGGATTGCTGCCGGTGCCGGTTTCACTTTTCAGCAGCCGGCAGAACAGCGAGATCAGGAAGGCGGCGGTTTTGCCGGTGCCGGTCTGGG
This genomic window from Pelobacter seleniigenes DSM 18267 contains:
- a CDS encoding DEAD/DEAH box helicase yields the protein MKFSELQLPESVQKGVVAAGFESLTPVQQESIPLALNGKDVAAQAQTGTGKTAAFLISLFCRLLKSETGTGSNPRALVMAPTRELVVQICADAEILGQFTGLKVQPIFGGVDYEKQRQALRDGVDIIVATPGRLIDYYKQHVFSLKQVEALVIDEADRMFDMGFIKDLRYLLRKLPPFESRQTMLFSATLSTQVMELAYEFMDLAERVEIAPKQVAADNIDQILYHVGRHEKFALLLGLLKQDPDVERVMLFVNTKVEAERLNALLQANDIASAVLSGDIPQKKRMRILDQFKLGSLTHLVATDVASRGIHVDNVTHVINYDLPQDREDYVHRIGRTARAGASGRAISFADEETVYVIEEIEDYLGFRIPSTMPLDEDFCFDFKRAAPRRKKPLPSAGEKKATPRKRRPRRRSKKGKSGGGAGQAGGGASGDSEKKES
- the trpA gene encoding tryptophan synthase subunit alpha, whose translation is MSRIDDVFKKLQERGDKALIPFITAGDPDLPTTAELIKVLADAGADLIELGVPFSDPMADGPTIQAASERALAGGTTLVKILELVAAVRRETSIPLVLMGYYNPVFRYGAERFAQDAARAGVDALLLVDLPPEEVGEISAAVQAAGLALITLLAPTTPRERMRQLAAAAQGYIYYVSMTGVTGAQKISPADIRAAVEELKTMTAVPVGVGFGITTAEDAASVGEFADGVVVGSALVRIIETYAQSTELLPRVAEFTSNLKQGLVNRTA